TGCTTTTCTGTTGTCCTCAGTGTTCTCAACACCTATTGAAGCAAGCCTTTTACCTACTGTTTTAGTTGATTCATCAACAGCAAGAATCCCTTTGCCTGGCTGGGCTATGGCACTTGCTGTTTTCTTTAGTTCTTCTGCGTAGTACGAGAGTGCCATTTATGCAACAAAAATTTCCTTAAGATTATTCCATATCAAAGGCCCTTTTTGTTGCTTATTACACCTAAAAAATTTTTTTTTTAATTAGTGAATTCCTTTAATTGATTTCAAGCTTCATTCCTATTGAATTTGATTCTTTGACCTTGTCACAAACTATTTGGCTGGCTAACCCCTCAGCCAACCCTGGGATAATAGGTGTTCCATCTTTTATGCTTTGAGCCCACCAGCTTTGGATTCTTGCTACAGGAGCAATTCGTCCATCTGTCCAAATTTTTGAAAAAGAAAGGTCTGGATCTGGTTGAATATTTTTAAGAACTTCTCCTTTATTTGAATACCATAGCCCAAATCCGTGGACATAATCGTTCTGGTTGTCGCTGCTAAGAACAAGAGTTCCATTGCTTCCATAAATTTCTAAGCTGAATCCCCTGCTTTGTTTTGTTACTGCTGAGAGATTTACTTGGACTGGAATCAAATTGTTACTAATGCTTTTTATTTGTAGTTGAGAAATGCTTACATCTTCACTTGTTACTTTTCTAATGGTTTTTAATTGTGGATAAACTCTTTCTTTAATTGAAGTTGAATTTATCGCGCTTAAAGAATGAGTTGGACCAATCAACCAATGAATCATGTCAAAAGCATGGGTGCCTAACGCACCCAATACTCCTCCTCCAGAATCTTCATCTGAATACCAATTCCATGGTCTATCTGGATTAGCTCTGCTACTCATTAGCCAATCTAGTTTTACAAAATATGGGTCATCTAATTTCTTTTCGTTAATTATTCTCTTTGCTTGCATGAATAGTGGAACCGCTCGATATTCGTAATCGACAGCAATTTTTAAATTTCTTTTGAGAGCATTTCTTTGAAGCTCTTTTACCTCTTCAGAATTTAAGCAAGTTGGCTTTTCAAGTAAAAGATGTTTTCCCGCTTTGATTGCCTCCATTGCTAGTTCGTATCTAGGCGCTGGAGGAGTCGCTATGATTATTCCCTCAACTTCAGAATCATTTACCAAATCCTTCCAGCTCTCAAAAGCACAAAGATTGTGCTTTTGAGAGGCTTCTTTAAGCCTTTCTGGCCGGGGATGCCACAATCCCACAAGCTCAATATTCTTATTAGATAATGATGCAGGAATATGAACACTTTCACCGAAACCTAGTCCTGCAATTGCAATGCGAAGCGGATTTTCTGTATTGATCATTCTTTTAAATAATTGATGAGTTTAAACATTTTCGCAGCTATCTGAAATCAAATCATCTAATAGTTTATCCCCATTAGCGTCTTCCCATTTTGCTGATAAATTCTTTTTACCATTAACTGAAATATCCTTGAATTTATTAGTCATACAATTGATTTTCATTATATAAATATTCTCCTCTATTTCCTTTGAAGTAATAGAGTCAATTTTTATGTATTTTGTGGTTAGTTCTATTATTCCTTTTTTTTCAATATCAATACTATCTATATCTAAATATTGAACTCCCGCAGGCGCTCGACTAACTTCAACCCAATTAGTATTGGCTCCATATGCTTTATTCTTGCTATTTAATAAAATTACTAATATTAATACTAATATATTCAAGAGAAAATTAAATTTATTTGTGATCTTTTGATTTATATTAAGCATTAGTTTGTAACTTTGCCTCTTCTGTCTTATGTAATCGAAGTATCTTTGCCAAAGTTTCTTTAAGTTCTGTTCTTGGTACAATGGTATCTACGAAACCGTGATCTTGAAGATATTCTGCTGTTTGAAAATTATCAGGAAGTTTTTCTCTCAGTGTTTGTTCAATTACTCTTCTCCCTGCAAATCCAATAAGTGCTTTGGGTTCTGCAAGTATTAAATCTCCAAGCATGGCAAAGCTAGCAGTAACTCCTCCTGTGGTGGGATGTGTAAGCAAAGGCATATAGAGCAACTGTGCATCTCTATGTCGTTCAAGCGCTCCTGAGATTTTTGCCATTTGCATCAGACTTAACATACCTTCTTGCATTCGCGCACCACCCGAAGCGCAAACAATTAGCAATGGCAGCTTTTCTTTAGTTGAATGTTCGATAAGTCTTGTGATCTTCTCCCCTACAACAGATCCCATTGAGCCACCCATGAATCTGAAATCCATTACGGCTAATGCCATCGGAATAGAATTAACCTCGCATGTCCCTGTTAATACTCCATCTTTAAGTCCAGTGCTTGCTTGACTTTCTCTGAGCCTATCTGCGTAAGCTCGTCGATCTTTAAAACCTAGAGGGTCAACTGGAGTTAAATGATTATTGATTGATTTGAACGTATTTGGATCAGAAATTATTCTTATTCTCTCTTCGCTATCTATCCGATTGTGGTGATTGCAGTTACTACAGACGCTGCAATTATCTATTAAATCTTTTCTATAAACTACTTGTCCGCATTCTGGGCATTTTTCCCATAGCCCATCACTTTCTTCAGATTCCTGAGTGACTTTGCCTACAAATTGGCCTTTCCTTCTATCAGCAAACCAGTCGAATAAGGACACTGCTTTTCTGTGATTGAATTTATTTAATTTAATACCTTGTGTACCTTTAAAGCTATTAGAAAATTTAAATCTTATCTATAATCCATGAAAAAAATATCCCAATTGATAGAAATGGCGCAAACGGAAATTGTTGAAATGGCTTTAATCTTTTAGTAATTTTTCCATATAAACTATATATAGCTGATAATAAAAATGAAATGCATATTGATAAAAAGCTCAGTTCAATACCAATCCATATTGTACTAATAGAAGTGAGTTTTATATCACCCATACCTAATGAATTTATTCCAAAAATCTTATAACTTGTATAACTTATTGAATACATTATTATAAAGATAATAATCATTGAAAAAGAATTATTCAAAATTAATTCTTTAACATCTATTTTTTCGTTTGATAAGCCTTGATATAGCAAGTAAACAATACCTATTATGGCTAACAGACTTAGTTTGTTTTCACTAATTAGCATTGTGTTTATATCTTCTATCGATATAGAAAGCAAAATATATAAAAGTATAAAAGTAAAGAATATGATAATCACTATTAATTATTAACTTTATATATTAAGAATAGATATTATTAGCTTGAACTGATTGATTTTGTTATCCGGCCGCTTTTTTCTCTTCTATCATTTTATGAATAATAGGTGTAAGAATAAGCTCCATAGCAAATCCCATTTTCCCTCCGTTAACAACAATACTTGTAGGACTTGACATGAAGGAATCGTGTATCATTCCTAATAAGTACTGGAAGTCAATTCCCCATTTTTCTCTTGAACCTTTTCTAAAATGGATAATTACAAAACTTTCGTCAGGTGTAGGTATGTTTCTGCAAATAAATGGGTTTGACGTATCAATTGTAGGTACTCTTTGGAAGTTGATATCTGTTCGACTAAATTGTGGGCATATGTGATTAATGTAATCAGGCATTCTTCTCAGAATCGTATCTACGATAGTTTCGGCTGAGTATCCCCTTTCTGCGTTATCTCTATGGATTTTTTGTATCCATTCGAGATTGGTAATTGGTACTACACCAACAAGTAAATCAGCGAATGAAGCTACATCATAATCTTTTCCTACTACTCCACCGTGTAGTCCCTCATAAAACAAAAGGTCGGTTCCTGTTGGGATATCTTCCCAGGGAGTGAATTGACCTGGATCTAATTTTGTTCCTAAACGAGTGTTGTGTTCCTCGGCTTCTTCTGGACTATGTAAATAATATCTTTTCTGACCTCCGCCAGTTTTTCCATATTGACTGAATAGATCTTCTAATTTGTCGAATAAATTTGCCTCTGGTCCAAAATGAGAAAAGTTTTCACCTCTTGAAAGTGCCTCAGACATTGCCTTTTTCATAGGCATTCTTTCAAAACGGTGATAACTATCTCCTTCAACAACTGCAGGAACAATCTTTTCACGAGCAAATATATGCTCAAAGGCTCTTTTAACGGTGCTTGTTCCTGCTCCGGATGAACCAGTTACAGCTACTACTGGGTGAAGCTTTGACATCGACGCTTATGTATTGACTTTCATTTTTACAGGTCAACTGACCCTCAATGTGAAACTATTCGAAGAGATTTTTAATTTGTGAACTAATTATTTAATTTTTCCGCCAATAGTTCACCCATTTGAGAGCAACCAACCTGTTTAGTCGTCTGATTGCTCATTAAGTCAGAAGTTCTATAACCCTCAGTTAGGATCTCGTTAATGGCATTTTCTAAAAAAGTTGCTGCTTGTGTTTCATTAAAGGCAATTTTTAACATCATTGCAGCAGATAAAAGCATTGCTATTGGATTTGCTATATCTTTTCCTGCTATATCAGGAGCTGAGCCATGAACAGGTTCAAAGACACCTGGACCATTAGTGGTTAACGAAGCAGAAGGAAGCATGCCAATTGAGCCTGTCAGCATGGCTGCAATGTCGCTAAGAATATCTCCAAATAAATTACCTGTAAGAATCACATCAAATTGGCTTGGATTTCTAACAAGTTGCATTGCTGCGTTGTCTACATATTGATGCGTAAGTTCTATCTCTTTGTATTTGTTAGACACCAATATTGTTTCCTCTCTCCATAGTTGACTTACATCTAAAACATTAGCTTTATCAACTGAGCAAACTTTTTGATTTCTTTGTTTGGCTAATTTAAAAGCAATTTCTGCTATTCGTTTAACTTCCTCGGAGGTGTATGTCATCGTGTTAAATGCCCTTTCTCCTTTTTCTGTTTTTATCCTTCCTTTTGGCTCTCCAAAGTAAATACCGCTAGTAAGTTCTCTAACTACTACTAAATCAACTTCTTTAACAAAGTCTTCTTTCAAGCTACTTGCTTTTGTTAAGGATGGAATTATTTTTACTGGCCTTATATTTGCAAAAAGATCTAAAGAAGATCTGAGATTGAGTAGGCCTGTTTCAGGCCTTTTCTCTCTAGGTAATTCGTCATACTTTGGGTCTCCTATAGCCGCTAACAAAACAGCATCAGAGTTCTTACATTCTTGAAGAGTTCTATCTGGGAAGGGAATACCATCTGAATCTATCGCTGATCCACCAAAAGGCATTTCTTTAAATTTGATTTCAAAGCCAAATTTCCTTGAGACTAGGTCAAGGATTTTATGAGTGACGTTTGTTATCTCTGGACCAATTCCATCACCTGGCAATAAAGTTATTTTGTAAGACTTCATTTGTTCTTATTAATTAAGGGAAAAACTTACCTGGAGTTTCTGCTATTTAATTGACGAATGGCTTTTGCTATCTCAGGTAGTTTTTTGAAATTAGCAGAGCATCTCAACCAAAGTTTATTTGGAATAGCAGGAAAGCCACTAACAACCTTTCCTGATTCAATATTTGATACTATACCTGTCTTTGAACTGGCTATAACTCTATCTCCAATTTTGACTCTATTACTTACACCTACTTGACCAGCAAGAATAACTAAGTCTCCGATCTGAGCCCCTCCAGCAATACCTACTTGAGCCGCCATGGCGCAACCTTTACCGATAGTTACTCCATGACCAATTTGAACAAGGTTATCAATTTTTGTGTCTTCACCAATTATTGTCTCACCGACAGAAGGCCTATCGATGGTTGACCCACTACCAACCTCTACTTTGTTTTTTAAAATAACTATTCCGACTTGAGGCATTTTCTTCCATCCTTTTGATGTGGGCACGAATCCAAAACCTTCACCACCAATAACTGCATTTGCATTGATTACACATTCGTCTCCAAGTGTTGATCCAGAATGAATAACACTATTTGCGTGAATTAAATTTTTCGCTCCGATTCTTACTTCTTTATAGATAACAACGCCTGCATGAACAATACTCCCGGCTCCAATTTCTGTATTATCTCCAATATAAACATTAGCTCCGATTGAAACTTCAGGACCAATTTTTACATTTTTACCGATTACAGCGCTTTTATGGATACCCTCTTTTTCTATTTCAGAGGGATAAAGAAACTCTAGTGTTTCAGCAAATGCAATCTTAGGCTCTTTAAGTAGTATCCAATCAACTGATACTTGATTTACTATTTCAATAATAAAATCATCATAAGCTGGCAATAATAGAGCAGATGCTTTTGAAGTTTTGATGAGACTCTTAAGCTTTAATTGACTATGATTGTCTAGAAAACTTATATCGTTTTCTTTAGCTTTTTCTAAAGAAGCCGCAGTCAGAATAACTGGATTTTTTTTTATATTAAAGTCAATTACACCGGATTGACCTTGTTTTAGTTTTTCGACAATTTCATTGAATTGCATGATTTAATTTAATTGGGAATGAGAAAATGACTATTTTTGTCTGAGTTATTCACTGGTTAGAACCAGTACATCTCGATGAATCACAAGGGGAGATCCTGTCGTTGCTGATTTGGAAATGATTCCTATTTTTATAGCATCACTGCTCATAGAGCAAATGCCCTTAGCAATTTCTTCTCCTTCATTGTTGATAACTTTTACAGGTTGATTAGAAATAAAATTACCACTAACTTTTTTTACTCCAACTAATAATAGTGAGGCACCTTTGTTTTTTATAGCCTCACTAGCACCGGCGTCTAAATGTATTTCCCCTACTGGCTTAATTGCATGTGACAACCAACTTTTTCTATTACCGATAGGATTCGGATGGGGATGGAAGACAGTTCCTATTTTTTTTCCATCAAGTAATTCTCCTAAAGTGGCAGGGTCTCTTCCATCTGCTAATTGAACTTTTATTCCGCTTTCAGTGGCTATCTTTGCAGCAGTTAGCTTTGTTTTAATTCCTCCAGTCCCCCAAGCTGTTTGTTCATTTGCTAGTTCTAATTTATTTAATTCTATTGAATTAGTAATATCTTTAATAGGCTTCGCTTGACTATTAGTTTTAGGATTAGAAGAGTATAGATGGTCAATGTCAGTTAACAATATTAGTTGATCAGCAGATATTGCAGTTGCAACTAATGCGGATAAAGTATCATTATCTCCATATTTTAACTCCTCATCTGAGATTATATCATTTTCATTTACTATTGGAATAACATCCCATTCAATCAATTTTCTTAATGTTTGTGAAGCAGATTTATAACTATTCCTTGAACCTAATTCTGACCTAGTTAATAATATTTGTGCAACTTTATATCCAAAACTGCTCATAGCCTTTTCATACAAAGCCATTAAATGAAGCTGGCCTATTGCGGCAGAAGCTTGAAGAGATATTATTTCTTTAGGTCTTGTCTTAAAGCCCATTTTATGACATCCAAGTCCTACAGCACCACTAGTTACCAATATAACTTTATCGCCATTTCTTTGGGCTTTTGATATATATGAACAATAATTATTAATGATATCAAAAGTTGTATATTTTTCGTTTCCTCTCAAAAGACTTGTGCCAATCTTGATTACCCAGCAGGTTGTCATAAAAAATCTCCAGTTATAATTCTTGCTATGTATCTTTCTATGGATTGAAAGTTATTTTTCTCAATTTTGTTTCCATAGTAATCTACTGAATCTACCAGTATTGTATACATTCCTAATCTATTGCCTACAAGAATATCTGTAAAAACTCTATCTCCAATTATTGCGACTTCATTTGATGAATATGGGATTTTATCTAGAATCTTCTTTAACTTTTTTTTACTTGGTTTGCCACCAGAGTATGTAAATTCTAAATCTAATTCATCAGCAATTAACTTTATTCTGTTTCTGGATGGATTGTTGCTGAATAGACAGGTATAAAAGTATTTTTTCGAATTTTCAATCCAATGTTTTATATCTCTTGACAAAACTGGCTTGTTCCCAGAAATTAATGTTCCATCTACATCAAGTATTAATGCTTTGATATTTTCCGACAATAAATCATTGATCGAAATCTTTGAGATTTTATCTTTCACCTCCCAACATGGAATGAGTAATTCTTTTGAATTTATTCTGATAATCCTCTTTCCTCAAGTTCAGCTTCAATTCCTGATTGTATCTTGTCAAACTCTTCACCTTCAACAAGCTTTACTTCACCATCCTCTAGCTTTCCAACTATGAAGAAAGGGTCAAGAGGAATGTATAAACCATATTCATTATTATCGACTCTAAAATTGACTAGAAGTTCGTAAGTCTCTGACTCATCATCAATGTCTTCTTCTTCAATTTCTTCTGGTTCGGGCTCATCTAATTCACCTGAGACTGTAAGGGTGATAGCCGAACGAACAAGTCTAAGATCATGTTCTTGAAGGACAACATCAGCTACTTCAAGTATTGGTTCATTTTTTTTTATTGTTTCAATTAGCTTGGGATCTTGATCATCAATTAATTGAAACAGAGATACAGGAGTATCTACAGGAGTTAAGAGAGCATATTCATTACCTTCAAGAGGTACTACTTGTTCAAGAAAACATAGGAGGTCTGAACCTTGAGAATCTTTAACTAAAAGAGTAGGTACTTCGTCGTTTTTATTTGTTGATGACATAGTTGAGTTTTATTTGTCAGTATCTGTTTTAATTGATTTTGTTTTTACATCATATTCAAAATTTAATATGAGTCATCCAGATTAGGTCCCTCAATAAGCCATTGTTGTAAAAGTATAGCGGCGACGGCGCTATCGATTTTTCCTGTTTTATCTTGTTTTAAAGAGAATTTTTCTTTAGCCTCGATAGTTGAACAATGTTCATTAATAAAAGCCAAAGGAAGTTTTAAAGATTTCGATAACTTTAACGCATATTTTTTACAACGAATAGATTGATTAGTTTCCTTGCCATACATATCGAGAGGATTTCCTACAATGAGCCCTTCAACTTTTCTTGCACAACATATTTTCGCGAATTCTTTTAGATCTTTTTCAAAACTATTTCTAAAAATTGCAGGTAAATGCGTTATCGATATTCCAAATGGATCACAACCTGCAACACCAATCCTTTTGTCTCCAATATCAAGACTTAAAACTGAACATGGTTTTGGCTGATTCATTTGTTTTTTTCAATTTGAATAGTTGAAGGTAATTCTGGTTGTTGTTGTAAGTTTCCTACAAGATTAGTTAAAAGTTCAGTCTCTATAGATTTTAATTTATATCCATTTTTTCTTTTCCAAACACTTCTTCCAAGAAGAACTCTCTCTTCTGTAATTTCCCAGTTATTTTTATTTAAAATGTCATTCAACTTTTTATCCTCACTTGTCGTTTCTATGTAACACTTATTTTTACCAGTTTTCATATTATTAATTTTTTGTGGAATAGATCTATTTAGTCTTTCATCCCATGCTAATCCTCTTATTAATTCTAATGAATAATTATATTGTGGACAAATAGATGGTATTAATCCTGCGATAATATTATTTTCTTTTGATTTAATAACACCTGTTAATGTATTTCTTTTTTCATAAATATCCAGCCATTGCCTATCAAAAATAGACCTAAAGTTGATTGATTCACTAGCTTGTTCAAGTCTCCATATCTGTTGGCTATTTTCTTCATTTAGTTTTTCCCAAATAAAACTATCTTTATCTTCTTTTATTCTATATTTATTACTCTCTTTCTTATTCCAATACTTTATTATTCTTAGCGGTTGAAAACCAGATTGTCTAATAACTGATAAATTTTGATTTTCATTTGTATTTATAGAAATTAAAAAACTTTGGGTATTAATATTACTTTCATAAAGAATTTTTCTTATTAAATTCTGCAATAAGTTATAACGACTAAAGGATATTGAATCTCCTATAAAGTATGGTTCTGAGATTGACCAACATGTACCTCTACGATTAATTGGAGTAGCTAGAATATATGCAATTAAATTATCTTTTTCTACTGCTACTAAACATGTTGAGTTCCGAGTAGGAATTAAACTAGTAAAACTTGATTCTAATGAAGAAAACCATTTTTTGCATAATAGAATTTGGAATATTCCAAGGTATTTAGTTTTTTTGCTAGCTTTAAGCATTGATAAATGCTTGAGCTTAAGTGGCTCAATTATTAAACCTGAAGGTAATGCTTCATTATTTTTCATTTAATTATTTTATTGTATTTTTAATTATCATGCGACTTCTAATTGAGCTTCTCTGATCTGATAAGTACTATTGGTGTTTGTTGGTTAGCATTACCTGCTGGATTTGATTTTAAAGCCCTTTTAATCATTTCTGTATTATTAACATTATTTGTTGATAGAATTTTAACTCTTCCTAGATCATTTACATCTACAACTGCCACATTAATATTTAGTTTTTTTGCGGCTTTAATACAAAAATTTTGAGTATCTTTAGGACCTAAAACTATACATTTATCATATGGTGGAGTCGTTCCAGTAATGTCATCAATTAATCTTGCTTGTTCACCTGCTAAACGATAAAACATACCTCTAACTCCAAAGAATTTAAATATTCCTCCAATAAACCATGAAATTATTACGCGTGTTGGACCAGAAATATTTATTAGGGTTTGCATTCCAGAAGCAGTTGCTAAACTACTAGTTGGGTGAAATCCTTTGCAAATTAACCTTGAAATTAGACTAGAATTAATGTTTCTATAATTTATATATCTTCCTTGCATCACTGCTAAGGGTGACTCTCCAATTGCAAGAATATCTGTAGAAATACAATTTAGTGGCATGTAGGATTTTAATATTTCAATAGGATCATCTAAGCTACCAAGAATATGAGTTCTAATTGGATCTATTGAAATAGTATTAGAAGAATCTGATTTGGATATATCTACAATGTTTGGTAATACAAAACCATCGAACTTTTTGAAAGAACCAAATGGTCCGTAATTTTCCCATTCTATATCTAGCCATAAACATTTAACCTTATTTAGTGAGGTGTTTTTAATTTCAAATTCAATTTCAATTTCAACAAATGTCGACTTGTTTCCCTTTAAGATATAAGCAGCCCAGTAGTCATTTTTTTGTTCTTCTTCTGCATCTGGGTGAAGTGGTTTTATTTTTGTATAAAACCTTATTATCTCATTATTAGATATACCAATTAACTGAGGATTAACATTAAAAGAAGGAATCATTACTTCCATTCTTTTCTGTAAATTTTTAATTTCAACCAAAGTAATATATTTATGCTTAGAATTTAATATGATTCTTTTAAATTCTTTGGGTTTAATAACTAGTGGCGAAGTTTGTCTAAAATAATGCTTTATTTCAATCAATGAAAATAAGATTATTATGAGAAAAAGAGAGTTTAATAACATTCTTTAATGAAAATATTTGATAATTTAATTAAAATCTTTAATACTTTTTTACATTTTTAGCTGCCTCTAGGTTTAGTATAACCATCTTTAGAAGGCTCACTATTATATTCGTTAAAACTTTTGACTGTTAGATCGAAATCAGGTTTATTTAGACCTGTTCCTTTGCTTATTGCATTATTAATTTCATCGAACGATACCTGCCCTTCTTCGTCTAAGAGAACATTACCTTTCCCGTCAAGGATCACTGTTTGAGGTATCTTCCCATGCCAGTAAAAGCCAGGATCTTTAAAAGTTTTCTGATCATTATTATCTAATTCATCAATTGATAGAGGAATTAAATCAACAGATGAGCTCCACAATAACTTAATACCTGAAACTACAGGTGCGAATTGTTTACTAGTAGAACTGTCGTCTAGATAGAAAACTAAAACACTTGTTCTTTCGTTTTTCAATGACTCTGATAATGTGCTAGGTGGTGGAACTAGTGATCCGTTACCAGCATAGATTGGGTATATATTTCCATCATAACTATTAGTGTCCCTAGCAGAATAGGCTGGATTAACAAATACAAAAAAAAGTAAAAGTAGTGAGGAGAATATTCTTAACAAAATCAATGTAAAGTACTTATTTTTTAAATTCTAAAGTCCTAAAGCTAATCTAGCTATATTTATTAATAAATAAATTACCCTTTGGATAGGTTTCTCCCCATACCCTGAGCAATGCCTCTACCAATTAATCCTATAGATCTTCCAACAACTTTTGTGAGGATTAGAACTATTAAATCACCTAAATATTGAATTATTGCCTGTATTTGTGGAGCCAAAGCATCTCTTAATTCTATTGTAAATGCTATTTGCCTTTGCGTCCAGTTTAATTTCCTTAATTCATCATCTCTAGTTTCAAGGATGATAATCTTTTCTATTTTATTATTTTTGACTGTATAATATAATCTTTTGCTTTCGTACAATCTAATAGGCTTTTTTAATAGATTTTGTAATTGATTATTTGTATTTATTTGATTTCTTTTACGTTCAAGTTCCCTTGTTGAAACTAATTCTTTATTCAGAAAGTATTTACGTAATTCTGGCCATTCTGAGCATGAAGATATAATTTCTTCACAAATTATCTCAGCCGTCCTGAATATCCAATTCAGAACAAATGTTTCTAATTGAATAATAGATCGAGGGTCTTCAATTGATAAATATTCTCCGTCGATGAGAATTGGTTTGTTATTTAATATTGGATCTATTATTAATGCAATTGGAGGTAGTTCATCATCAATTATTCCAAGTTCTGCATTTTGTACTAGAAATTCTGAAATAAACACGTCAACACCATTCTTTTTTAGACGATCATATGAATCTATAAAATTGCGAAATGTATTAGCGCGTAATTCAGGAGTAATTGATTCTAAAATTTCTTCGAATTCTTTTTCGCGATCATTTTTAGAATCTAGTTTATTGAGAATAATTGAAAATTCATGCAGAAGAGTTTTCAAGAGATTAGTTCTTTTGTTTTTATTCAATGAATAAAGAGCTGCTAGTTCGTCCGTAGAATTTGTTAGGTTGTCTTTAAGTCTCTCCTTTACCCTTTTATAAATTAGCTTCCATAACTCATTTGTTGAGGTGTTTCTTATTGTTATGTCAGTACTATATTTGTTAATTAGATTTATTTTTTCATCGCTATTATTTTTAATTGGAGACTCTATTAATACCTCTAGAGGTCCCCATAACCAGATGATTAATCTCTTTGCTATTAATAGTTCTCTTCTTCTACCTAATAATATGAAAAGATAAAATGAATTTATTGATTTATTGCCTATCATGCGATCTATCGTGTGTAGATCTTTATTTATTTGTGATAAACCACTAGTTAATAACCAATGTCCTAATCCATATGAATTAGGAATTGAGTCAGCATTGTAATTTGTTTCATTATTAATTTTAAATACTCTGCCACCCTCAAGTAAAATATTGATTGTATCTCTTAAAATTTCAACAGTAGGATCTTGAATAACTCCTTCACTACCAAAGGTCATCAAATCGGCAGAGGATAATTTAATGTTTTTTGGTATTACTATTAAAACTGGAGATTGATCCCATCTTTCTTTTAACTTAAGAATTTCTAGTTTGATTGAGTTTGAGAGCTCAACTTCTTCAAGGCAAAATAGAATAAGTTTAGGTAACCCATTTATATCTTTTTTG
This is a stretch of genomic DNA from Prochlorococcus marinus str. MIT 0912. It encodes these proteins:
- a CDS encoding Gfo/Idh/MocA family protein; amino-acid sequence: MINTENPLRIAIAGLGFGESVHIPASLSNKNIELVGLWHPRPERLKEASQKHNLCAFESWKDLVNDSEVEGIIIATPPAPRYELAMEAIKAGKHLLLEKPTCLNSEEVKELQRNALKRNLKIAVDYEYRAVPLFMQAKRIINEKKLDDPYFVKLDWLMSSRANPDRPWNWYSDEDSGGGVLGALGTHAFDMIHWLIGPTHSLSAINSTSIKERVYPQLKTIRKVTSEDVSISQLQIKSISNNLIPVQVNLSAVTKQSRGFSLEIYGSNGTLVLSSDNQNDYVHGFGLWYSNKGEVLKNIQPDPDLSFSKIWTDGRIAPVARIQSWWAQSIKDGTPIIPGLAEGLASQIVCDKVKESNSIGMKLEIN
- the accD gene encoding acetyl-CoA carboxylase, carboxyltransferase subunit beta — translated: MSLFDWFADRRKGQFVGKVTQESEESDGLWEKCPECGQVVYRKDLIDNCSVCSNCNHHNRIDSEERIRIISDPNTFKSINNHLTPVDPLGFKDRRAYADRLRESQASTGLKDGVLTGTCEVNSIPMALAVMDFRFMGGSMGSVVGEKITRLIEHSTKEKLPLLIVCASGGARMQEGMLSLMQMAKISGALERHRDAQLLYMPLLTHPTTGGVTASFAMLGDLILAEPKALIGFAGRRVIEQTLREKLPDNFQTAEYLQDHGFVDTIVPRTELKETLAKILRLHKTEEAKLQTNA
- a CDS encoding prepilin peptidase, with product MIIIFFTFILLYILLSISIEDINTMLISENKLSLLAIIGIVYLLYQGLSNEKIDVKELILNNSFSMIIIFIIMYSISYTSYKIFGINSLGMGDIKLTSISTIWIGIELSFLSICISFLLSAIYSLYGKITKRLKPFQQFPFAPFLSIGIFFSWIIDKI
- a CDS encoding phosphoribulokinase, encoding MSKLHPVVAVTGSSGAGTSTVKRAFEHIFAREKIVPAVVEGDSYHRFERMPMKKAMSEALSRGENFSHFGPEANLFDKLEDLFSQYGKTGGGQKRYYLHSPEEAEEHNTRLGTKLDPGQFTPWEDIPTGTDLLFYEGLHGGVVGKDYDVASFADLLVGVVPITNLEWIQKIHRDNAERGYSAETIVDTILRRMPDYINHICPQFSRTDINFQRVPTIDTSNPFICRNIPTPDESFVIIHFRKGSREKWGIDFQYLLGMIHDSFMSSPTSIVVNGGKMGFAMELILTPIIHKMIEEKKAAG
- the leuB gene encoding 3-isopropylmalate dehydrogenase, with the translated sequence MKSYKITLLPGDGIGPEITNVTHKILDLVSRKFGFEIKFKEMPFGGSAIDSDGIPFPDRTLQECKNSDAVLLAAIGDPKYDELPREKRPETGLLNLRSSLDLFANIRPVKIIPSLTKASSLKEDFVKEVDLVVVRELTSGIYFGEPKGRIKTEKGERAFNTMTYTSEEVKRIAEIAFKLAKQRNQKVCSVDKANVLDVSQLWREETILVSNKYKEIELTHQYVDNAAMQLVRNPSQFDVILTGNLFGDILSDIAAMLTGSIGMLPSASLTTNGPGVFEPVHGSAPDIAGKDIANPIAMLLSAAMMLKIAFNETQAATFLENAINEILTEGYRTSDLMSNQTTKQVGCSQMGELLAEKLNN
- the lpxD gene encoding UDP-3-O-(3-hydroxymyristoyl)glucosamine N-acyltransferase gives rise to the protein MQFNEIVEKLKQGQSGVIDFNIKKNPVILTAASLEKAKENDISFLDNHSQLKLKSLIKTSKASALLLPAYDDFIIEIVNQVSVDWILLKEPKIAFAETLEFLYPSEIEKEGIHKSAVIGKNVKIGPEVSIGANVYIGDNTEIGAGSIVHAGVVIYKEVRIGAKNLIHANSVIHSGSTLGDECVINANAVIGGEGFGFVPTSKGWKKMPQVGIVILKNKVEVGSGSTIDRPSVGETIIGEDTKIDNLVQIGHGVTIGKGCAMAAQVGIAGGAQIGDLVILAGQVGVSNRVKIGDRVIASSKTGIVSNIESGKVVSGFPAIPNKLWLRCSANFKKLPEIAKAIRQLNSRNSR
- the proB gene encoding glutamate 5-kinase, with translation MTTCWVIKIGTSLLRGNEKYTTFDIINNYCSYISKAQRNGDKVILVTSGAVGLGCHKMGFKTRPKEIISLQASAAIGQLHLMALYEKAMSSFGYKVAQILLTRSELGSRNSYKSASQTLRKLIEWDVIPIVNENDIISDEELKYGDNDTLSALVATAISADQLILLTDIDHLYSSNPKTNSQAKPIKDITNSIELNKLELANEQTAWGTGGIKTKLTAAKIATESGIKVQLADGRDPATLGELLDGKKIGTVFHPHPNPIGNRKSWLSHAIKPVGEIHLDAGASEAIKNKGASLLLVGVKKVSGNFISNQPVKVINNEGEEIAKGICSMSSDAIKIGIISKSATTGSPLVIHRDVLVLTSE